A genomic region of Branchiostoma lanceolatum isolate klBraLanc5 chromosome 4, klBraLanc5.hap2, whole genome shotgun sequence contains the following coding sequences:
- the LOC136432709 gene encoding histamine N-methyltransferase-like: MAGRLKVGRLNNDSPARYAASFTSFLDATEMSKESYYHSYESKVPDSTLCEAGTEVRVLGIGSGSGEADSIITKKLLQRHSSVFNRVVEPSGEMIEKYKTLVREDTSLSAVKYDWRQQTTEEYFQTKENTKFHLIHAINVLYYVEDPVATLRNMWEQLADGGCMLVTMESEKGDWGKLQLKLWEYFGQGDRLDTSLRMAGDVKRWLDAMGATYVSFQNKVNVNATECFEKNSEEGMLLLDFITHTPYTSDIPEIQAMALEFIRRHSSVVDDRIIFLSVEETIVAFKKAT, encoded by the exons ATGGCag GAAGGTTAAAGGTCGGCAGGCTGAACAACGACTCTCCCGCGCGCTATGCGGCAAGTTTCACGTCTTTCCTGGACGCCACTGAGATGAGCAAAGAGAGCTACTACCACTCGTATGAATCGAAGGTTCCAGACTCTACTCTGTGTGAAGCGGGGACCGAAGTACGTGTGCTGGGGATAGGGAGTGGATCAG GCGAAGCTGACAGCATCATCACAAAGAAGCTTCTGCAGCGCCACAGCAGCGTGTTCAACAGGGTTGTGGAACCGTCCGGAGAAATGATCGAAAAATACAAG ACGCTGGTGCGTGAAGACACAAGTCTCAGTGCTGTCAAGTATGATTGGCGCCAGCAGACAACAGAAGAGTACTTCCAGACGAAAGAAAACACAAAGTTCCATCTCATTCATGCCATCAACGTTCTGTACTATGTGGAAGATCCAGTCGCCACCTTGCGGAACATGTGGGAACAGCTGGCAGATGGTGGTTGCATGTTGGTCACCATGGAGtcag AAAAGGGGGATTGGGGGAAGCTCCAGCTCAAGTTGTGGGAGTATTTTGGCCAAGGCGACCGCTTAGACACATCGCTACGTATGGCCGGTGACGTCAAAAGATGGCTTGACGCAATGGGCGCCACGTACGTCTCTTTCCAGAACAAAGTCAACGTCAACGCCACGGAGTGTTTTGAGAAAAACTCAGAGGAGGGGATGCTGCTTCTTGACttcatcacacacacaccttaCACCTCAGACATACCAGAAATACAAGCAATGGCCTTAGAGTTCATCCGACGACACTCCTCTGTGGTAGATGATAGGATAATTTTCCTATCAGTCGAAGAAACTATCGTTGCTTTTAAAAAGGCAACATAA
- the LOC136432706 gene encoding histamine N-methyltransferase-like, giving the protein MNPDSNTMAGRENFGRLNRHFPERYVAGFRAFRAVLERGKDNLQLSYGSKVPDSTLCEAGTDVRVLGIGSGSGEVDSAMLKRLLQRHSGVYNRVVEPSGEMIEKYKALVREDTSLGAVKFDWRQQTAEEYFQTKEDTKFHLVHAIHVLNNVEDHDATLRNMWEQLTNGGYMLVAMESDKSDWGKLQYKLWDDFGQGDRLKTSFRTSGDVKRWFDTAGIGYVTSEDEVSVNVTECFKDDSESGMIILDFLTKTPYVSSEPEIKSMALEHIRCNSSVVDDKVIFKVIKEVVIAFRKK; this is encoded by the exons ATGAACCCCGACAGCAACACCATGGCGG GACGTGAAAATTTTGGAAGATTGAACCGACACTTTCCAGAGCGGTATGTGGCAGGTTTTAGAGCCTTTCGGGCGGTGTTAGAGAGAGGGAAAGACAACCTCCAACTGTCTTACGGATCAAAGGTTCCAGACTCTACCCTGTGTGAAGCGGGAACCGACGTACGTGTGCTGGGAATAGGGAGTGGATCAG GTGAAGTTGATAGCGCCATGTTGAAAAGGCTTTTACAACGCCACAGCGGTGTGTACAACAGGGTTGTGGAACCGTCGGGAGAAATGATCGAAAAATACAAG GCACTGGTGCGTGAAGACACGAGTCTCGGTGCTGTGAAGTTTGACTGGCGTCAGCAGACAGCGGAAGAGTACTTCCAGACGAAGGAAGACACGAAGTTCCACTTGGTCCATGCGATACATGTTCTGAACAACGTGGAAGATCATGACGCCACCTTGCGGAACATGTGGGAACAGCTTACAAATGGCGGCTACATGTTAGTCGCCATGGAGTCAG ATAAGAGTGATTGGGGGAAACTGCAGTACAAGTTGTGGGATGATTTCGGCCAAGGTGACCGTTTGAAAACGTCATTTCGCACGTCCGGTGACGTCAAACGATGGTTTGACACAGCAGGCATCGGTTACGTCACTTCGGAGGATGAAGTCAGCGTCAACGTCACAGAGTGTTTTAAGGATGACTCAGAGTCAGGGATGATAATTCTCGACTTCTTGACGAAAACACCTTACGTGTCAAGTGAGCCGGAAATAAAATCAATGGCTTTAGAGCACATTCGATGTAACTCGTCGGTGGTCGACGATAAGGTGATATTTAAAGTGATCAAAGAAGTTGTCATCGCGTTCAGAAAGAAGTAA
- the LOC136432707 gene encoding histamine N-methyltransferase-like, translating into MEVGRLINYSPERYLACMRALRAAYGNDQINRDPAYCQSFGAKLPDSTLCEPGTDVRVLGIGSGSGDVDSAILKKLLQRHNSVYNRVVEPSEEMIELYKAGVSEDTSLGAVKFDWRQQTAEEYFQTKEDTKFHLVHAVHVLYHVEDLHATLRDMWEQLADGGYILIAIKSGKDAGAKLWYKLWEEFGQGDRLETSLRTSDDVKHWLDAKGISYVTSDEDGFAFNVNISECFNEESEEGRKILDFLTQTPHVSSMPEMRSMALEYLRRNSSVVGGKFLHKRKFEVIVASKKGE; encoded by the exons ATGGAGGTCGGAAGGCTGATCAACTACTCCCCGGAGCGGTACCTGGCATGTATGAGGGCCTTACGAGCTGCGTACGGTAATGACCAAATTAACAGAGACCCCGCCTACTGCCAGTCCTTTGGAGCAAAACTTCCAGACTCTACCCTGTGTGAGCCGGGAACCGATGTACGTGTGCTGGGGATAGGGAGTGGATCAG GTGATGTTGACAGCGCCATTCTAAAGAAGCTTCTACAACGTCATAACAGTGTGTATAACAGAGTTGTGGAACCGTCGGAGGAAATGATCGAGTTATACAAG GCAGGGGTAAGTGAAGACACGAGTCTCGGTGCTGTGAAGTTTGACTGGCGCCAGCAGACAGCAGAAGAGTACTTCCAGACAAAGGAGGACACGAAGTTCCACTTGGTCCATGCAGTCCACGTTCTGTACCATGTGGAAGACCTTCACGCCACCTTGCGGGACATGTGGGAACAGCTTGCAGATGGTGGTTACATATTAATTGCCATTAAATCAG GCAAGGATGCTGGTGCGAAGCTGTGGTACAAATTGTGGGAGGAATTCGGCCAAGGTGACCGTCTGGAGACGTCACTTCGTACGTCCGATGACGTCAAACACTGGCTTGACGCAAAGGGCATCAGCTACGTCACTTCAGATGAAGATGGATTTGCATTCAACGTTAACATCTCAGAGTGCTTTAATGAAGAATCAGAAGAGGGAAGGAAGATTCTCGATTTCTTGACACAGACGCCTCACGTGTCCAGTATGCCAGAAATGAGATCAATGGCTTTGGAGTACCTGCGACGTAATTCGTCTGTGGTTGGTGGAAAGTTTCTTCACAAAAGAAAATTCGAAGTTATTGTCGCATCCAAAAAAGGGGAATAA